The following proteins are co-located in the Acinetobacter sp. NCu2D-2 genome:
- the queG gene encoding tRNA epoxyqueuosine(34) reductase QueG: MTTSNSSSQIQAYQYDSSELTAWIKAQALELGFSDCVIAKPDAQAELPRLQEYLDRGYHADMDYLKENLEKRADPTLLVPNTQSIICVRMDYLVETPKPRTVPYAPNSAIIARYARGRDYHKTMRGRLKQLAAKIRQRVGDFESRPFADSAPIFEKSLAENAGMGWTGKHTLLIHKKSGSFFVLGELFTSLKLEFDEPTTKHCGSCNACIDICPTQAIVEPYMLDARRCIAYLTIEYKGVIPEELRRGIGNRIFGCDDCQLICPWNSFAKKTNVEDFYPRHGLDQVTLLDLWQWDEPTFLVSTEGSPIRRTGYQSFMRNIAIGLGNAPYSSNIVQTLKSTRENFDEIVQVHIDWAIQEQLAKRDQALI, from the coding sequence ATGACAACATCCAATTCTTCATCACAAATTCAAGCGTATCAATATGATTCAAGTGAATTAACTGCTTGGATTAAAGCTCAAGCATTGGAATTGGGTTTCTCTGATTGTGTCATTGCCAAACCAGATGCTCAAGCAGAATTACCGCGCTTACAAGAATACCTTGATCGTGGTTATCATGCAGATATGGATTATCTGAAAGAAAACTTAGAAAAACGCGCAGATCCAACTTTATTGGTTCCAAATACGCAATCTATTATTTGTGTACGTATGGATTATTTGGTCGAGACTCCAAAACCACGTACTGTGCCTTATGCACCAAATTCTGCAATCATTGCACGCTATGCACGTGGCCGTGATTACCATAAAACGATGCGCGGTCGTCTTAAACAGTTAGCAGCCAAAATCAGACAACGTGTGGGCGACTTTGAATCACGTCCATTTGCTGACTCAGCACCGATTTTTGAAAAATCATTAGCCGAGAATGCTGGTATGGGATGGACTGGCAAACACACCCTGCTCATTCATAAAAAATCGGGTTCTTTCTTTGTTTTAGGTGAGCTATTCACCTCGCTTAAACTTGAATTTGATGAGCCGACGACTAAACATTGTGGTTCATGTAATGCCTGTATTGATATCTGCCCGACTCAAGCAATTGTTGAACCGTATATGTTAGATGCACGGCGCTGTATTGCTTATCTTACAATTGAATATAAAGGCGTTATTCCTGAAGAATTAAGACGTGGTATTGGCAATCGAATATTTGGTTGTGATGACTGTCAATTGATTTGCCCATGGAACAGTTTTGCCAAGAAAACCAATGTTGAAGATTTCTATCCACGACATGGACTTGATCAAGTGACACTTTTAGATCTCTGGCAATGGGATGAACCAACCTTTTTAGTCTCAACAGAAGGCAGTCCAATTCGTCGAACAGGCTATCAAAGTTTTATGCGCAATATCGCAATTGGACTAGGCAATGCACCATATAGCTCAAATATTGTGCAAACACTCAAATCAACTCGAGAAAATTTTGATGAGATCGTGCAGGTTCATATTGATTGGGCAATACAAGAGCAACTCGCAAAACGTGATCAAGCTTTAATTTAA
- a CDS encoding bifunctional ADP-dependent NAD(P)H-hydrate dehydratase/NAD(P)H-hydrate epimerase, producing the protein MQQRVYHSKDIQAWEQRWFAQQNSSYGLMQQVAWLISNRLIKQFETSNFHRIAVCCGAGNNAGDGYLIAKYLKQHGFEVEIYASSLGQSSDLNLAYKEAQQSKIKIYPHFNFQKNYDVYIDALFGIGLNRPLSQDWQQIIQSINEARGFKVSVDLPSGLNANTGRPMPICIQADQTYTVLGFKAGLFTGLGKQYAGHIDVIDAIPADAMLQPLAYLSPHNIHLPMRKAFGHKGTYGHVLVIGGHGNMGGAVIMAAEAAFASGAGKVTVICDAKHHIAILSRAPNIMLADINTMSEEDRVNLLKQVDAVCFGMGLGRDQWAQMQYETWFKLIQQSNLEVVLDADALWFLAQFPQKLNSQTYCTPHPGEAATLLGLKTSEIESDRIAAIYALQDKYVGQWVLKGSGSLTLEDELYICTAGNAGMGTGGMGDVLAGMIASLKAQFHQEIALHQVVTLHALAGDDLAKHGERGLQAQDMKHAIYKVVNSSN; encoded by the coding sequence ATGCAGCAACGAGTTTACCATAGCAAGGATATTCAGGCATGGGAGCAACGTTGGTTTGCGCAGCAAAATTCGTCCTATGGTTTAATGCAGCAAGTCGCTTGGCTAATTAGCAATCGCCTAATTAAACAGTTTGAAACTTCGAATTTTCATCGAATCGCGGTGTGTTGCGGTGCAGGAAACAATGCAGGTGACGGGTATCTGATTGCCAAATATTTAAAGCAGCATGGTTTTGAGGTGGAGATTTATGCCTCTAGTTTAGGTCAGTCTTCTGATCTGAATCTAGCTTATAAAGAAGCTCAACAGTCAAAGATTAAAATATACCCCCACTTTAATTTTCAAAAAAATTACGATGTATATATTGATGCGCTATTTGGTATCGGGCTCAATCGTCCCTTAAGTCAAGATTGGCAACAGATTATTCAATCTATTAATGAGGCAAGGGGATTTAAGGTTTCAGTCGATCTTCCGAGTGGCTTAAATGCTAATACAGGTCGACCCATGCCGATTTGTATTCAGGCGGATCAGACGTATACAGTCTTGGGCTTCAAAGCAGGTTTATTTACAGGATTAGGCAAACAATACGCAGGACATATAGACGTTATTGATGCGATTCCTGCAGATGCTATGCTTCAACCACTTGCATATTTGAGTCCGCATAATATTCATTTGCCAATGCGTAAAGCATTTGGACATAAAGGTACGTATGGTCACGTTTTAGTGATTGGTGGACATGGCAATATGGGCGGAGCGGTGATTATGGCTGCGGAAGCTGCGTTTGCTTCAGGTGCTGGAAAGGTCACTGTGATATGTGATGCAAAACATCATATAGCTATCTTATCGCGTGCCCCTAATATCATGCTTGCAGACATCAACACTATGTCTGAAGAAGATCGTGTAAATCTGTTAAAACAAGTCGATGCGGTTTGTTTTGGTATGGGGTTAGGTCGCGATCAATGGGCACAGATGCAATATGAAACATGGTTTAAATTAATACAGCAATCCAATCTAGAAGTGGTCCTTGATGCTGATGCTCTATGGTTCTTAGCTCAGTTTCCCCAAAAGTTAAATTCTCAAACCTATTGCACGCCACACCCAGGCGAAGCTGCAACATTGTTAGGGCTAAAAACTTCAGAGATTGAATCAGATCGTATTGCGGCTATTTATGCCTTACAAGATAAATACGTAGGGCAATGGGTGTTAAAAGGATCGGGGAGTTTAACCCTCGAAGATGAACTATATATTTGCACCGCAGGAAATGCGGGCATGGGTACTGGTGGCATGGGTGATGTACTTGCAGGCATGATTGCAAGTTTAAAAGCACAATTTCACCAAGAGATTGCTTTACATCAAGTGGTGACTTTGCATGCACTTGCAGGTGATGACTTGGCTAAACATGGTGAGCGTGGTTTACAGGCACAGGATATGAAGCATGCGATTTATAAAGTAGTGAATAGCAGTAACTAA